In Candidatus Zixiibacteriota bacterium, the sequence TCGTCGTACCACCGTCGGTTAATCGAGTACAAGTCGGTGCCAAGCGATGTCGGGCGACCGAACAGCCACGGTTCCGTAAACGACACCGAAAACGAGTTGCGGTTGCTGCCGAACTCCACATTGAAACTCAGGCTCTGACCCATGCCCCGGAAGTTGGGTATCCCCATGCCGACCGTGCCGACCACCTTGTCCTGGCTGTTGTATCCGGCGCCCGCCGAAACCTGCCCGGTTTGTTTTTCCTCCACCTGGAATTCCAGATCGACATCGCCGTTGGGCAGATCGACCGGCACCGGCGCGACGTTGGCGAAGTAGTTCAGCGCCATGACGTCACGTACGGAACGGATGAGCAACGAGCGGTTGAACGTCTGACCCGGATACGATTTGATCTCGCGGCGGATCACGTGGTCCTTGGTGCGGGTGTTGCCGACGATTCGGACCATGTTGATTTTCGACGGCAGTCCTTCGCTGACCGTGTACGTGATATCGAGGATGGAATCGGCCCGGGTCGTCCGCTCGTCGTTTATCCGGACATGCAGATGACCGATTTCCTGGTATGCCGTATACAATTCGAACAGCGACTCTTCGTACACCTCGCCGTTGAACACCTCGCCTTCGTCATATTTGAGCTTGTCGCGAAGCAGTTTCTCGGGCAGGACGGAGTTCTCCGCAAACGTCGCGTTGCCGAAGTAGTACTGTGGCCCTTCGTATACCGTCAGGAAGATGGTCATCCGGTTGCGGACGCTGTCGATTGACATCGAGTCATCAACGAGGTAGGCGTCGATGAACCCCCGCTTGTTGTATTCCGCGATGACCTTCTCGAGATCCTCTTCGTACTTGTCCTGTGCGAAATCGGACGAGCGAAGGAACCCGCGCTTGCGGTTTCGCATCTTGCCGACCAGATCGCCGTCCCGGACCCGTTCGTTGCCGAGTATCTCGACATGCTCGACTTTGACCTTGGACTTCTCATCGATTTCGTAGACGAGGGTGGCTTCGGTCGAGTCGGCGTTGTACTTGAGGACCGGGGTGATCTCGGCCTGGAAGTACCCCTTCCCGGCGTACAGCTGCCGGATCTCCTCCATCTTCTGGTGAATGAGGTAGGGGGAGATATAGCCGCCGACACCCAGATTCAGTTTCTCGCGAAGATCGTCGTCGCTGATTTTGCCGTTGCCGTCAAAGTTCAGGTTCGCCAGTTTCGGCAGTTCGCTGACCACGATATAAATGTGCAGTCCGCCGGGCACTTCCTCGGCATCGATGCGAACATCCCGAAAGATGCCGAGCGAATAGAGCCGGTGGATAGACTCCTGTACGGCGGTGGGCGACAGAGGGGAACCGAGGTCGATCGCCGCCACCCCCAGAATCAGCGATGGGGTGGCGATGCGATTGCCGATCACGTCGATTTTGACCACCCGGGGGCTTTCCTGGGCCGCCACCCCGGCCGACAGGACGAAGAGCGACAGGCAAATAACGAGTAGAGCTTTCCCTGCTCCCAGCCTCATGCGGGCATCACAATCGCGTTAAGGGGTGACAATCTTGTTGATTTTGATCTCGGTAAAATCCTGGCGGTGGCCCTGGCGGCGGCGATACTTGGTCCGGCGCTTATATTTGTAGATTTCGACCTTCTCGCCTTTGCCGTGCCGAAGGACTTCGGCCTTGATGCTGGCGCCTTCGACAAACGGTGTACCGACGGTCGCGGCGTCCTTATCCTGTACCAGGAGCACGTCGGTCAGATCCAGCGATTCGCCCTGACCGACTTTCTGAAGGGGAATCTGAAGGACCTGGCCTTCTTCCGCCCGATACTGAAAGCCGGATACCTGAAACACTGCGTACATGCATATCCTCCAATTAGGTAGAAGTCGTTACCTGCTTTCGAGATAGACCACGCAAGGTAGCACATCCCACCCGCAAGTCAAGGCCTTTCTTTCGCCGCCTGACTGTTGTTATACCCTGGCGCCGGTTAGTCCGTTTCCGTTTAACACGGAGCGGGAATGTGATTTGGCGACCACGGGAACGTTTTGTATACTAACACGGTAGTAGCTACTATCATGAAGTCGATGAAACCTCTCTCACACCCAACCGGGCCGGCAGGCTCGGCCTTTCAACTTAAGACCAGCTACGAACCGCGGGGTGACCAGCCCCGTGCGATCGAAGAGCTGACGCGAGGAGTTCTCGACAGGCGGCCGTACCAGACTCTGCTCGGCGTCACCGGATCCGGAAAAACGTTCACCATCGCCAACGTGATCGCGAACGTCGGCAAACCGACGCTGGTCATATCCCACAACAAAACTCTGGCGGCGCAGCTGTACGGCGAACTGAAGGCCTTCTTCCCCAATAATGCCGTCGAGTTTTTCATCAGTTATTACGACTACTACCAGCCGGAAGCGTATCTGCCCACGACCGACACGTATATCGAAAAAGATACGGCGATGAACGAGGATATCGACCGTCTGCGCCTTCGCGCCACGGCATCGCTGCTCGAACGCGACGACGTTATCATCGTGGCGTCGGTCTCCTGCATTTACGGACTGGGTTCGCCTCAGGAGTACAAAAAGCAGTTGCTGTTTCTCGAAGTCGGCGCCGAACGGGACCGGGACGAAGTGATCCGCACCCTGATCGGCATACACTACAACCGGAACGATATCGATTTCAGCCGGGGCAACTTCCGCGTGCGCGGCGACACGATCGAACTGATTCCGGCCTATCGCGAGACCGCGATCCGCATGGAGTTTTTCGGCGACCAGATCGAGCGGATTACCGAGATCGATCCGCTGACGGGCGAGATTATCGCCGAGCGGGACCGGGTCGCGATCTATCCCGCCAAACACTTCGTTACCTCGAAACCAACGCTCGAATCCGCCATCGAAGAGATCAAGCAGGAGCTTGCCGAACAACTGGCCCTGTTCCGAGGCGAAAGCAAACTGCTCGAGGCGCAACGATTGGAGATGCGCACGAAATACGATATCGAGATGCTGCAGGAGATCGGGTACTGCGCGGGCGTCGAGAACTACTCGCGCTTTCTGACCGGCCGCAAAAAAGGAGAGCGTCCGTACACGCTGATCGACTTCTTCCCGGACGACTTCCTGACGATCATCGATGAATCTCATCAGAGCGTGCCGCAAATCCGGGGGATGTTTGCCGGCGACATCAGCCGCAAGGAAGTGCTCGTCTCACACGGTTTCCGTCTGCCGTCGGCGCTGGACAACCGGCCGCTGTATTTTGACGAGTTTGAGCGACTCGTGCCGCAGATCATTTTCGTTTCCGCCACCCCGGCCGACTACGAACTGGAGAAATCCGAGGGTGTGATTGTCGAGCAGGTGATCCGTCCCACCGGGCTGCTCGATCCGCTGATAACCGTGAAACCGCTCGGCACGCAGGTGGACGACCTCATCGAGCAGTGCAAGCAGCGCGTGGCGCGCGGGGAGCGGGTCCTGGTGACCACCCTCACCAAGCGCATGTCCGAAGACCTGACCGACTACCTGTCCAAAATCGGTATCCGGGTGCGCTACCTGCATTCCGAAATCGATTCGATCGACCGCACCGAGATTATCCGCGACCTCCGGCTGCGCGAGTTCGACGTGCTCGTGGGCATCAATCTTCTGCGCGAGGGGCTGGACCTTCCCGAGGTGTCGCTGGTGGCGATTCTCGACGCCGACAAGGAGGGGTTCCTTCGGTCGGAGCGGTCGCTCATACAGACAGCCGGTCGCGCCGCTCGAAACAAGGGGGGCGAGGTCATTTTTTATGCCGACAAGGTCACGGATTCGATGCGCAAGGCGATCGAGGAGACCAACCGCCGGCGCCTGAAGCAGGCCGCATACAACGAAGAACACGGTATCGATCCCGAGACGATCTTCAAGACCCGCGACGAAATTCTCAGGTCGACCCTGTTCGCGGACAGCAAAACAATCGAGGAAAAGACCTTTGAGAAGCCCGACCATTTTGATATGATGTCCCGTGAGGACCAGCTGGCGTTTATGCTGAAGGCCATGAAAAAGGCGGCCGAAAACCTCGATTTCGAAACCGCCATTGCCATCCGCGACGAAATCACCCAGCTCAAGGCCGACATGAAAAAGTCTAAGACGAAAAGGCGGAAGTAACCGTCAGTACTGACGGAGGCACACGCACATGAACCGTACCCTCGGACTCATTTCCGGCGCGCTGATCGCGCTCGTTGTCCTGCTGTCTGCCGGATGCGACGAGCGCGATGTCGAGGGTGTGCTCGATGCCGATGAAATCCGTCGATTCATCGCCACCACCGAGATTGGCCGGGAGCTGTTTCGCACGGACAGTCTCATCGTGCCCGACCCGTACCTTCGGCCCGGTGACACCACAATCTATTCCGACACCGTTATCGCCCTCGAACGGACCATCGACATCGATACGATATCGTCCGGCGCATCCGGTAGTGACCTCGCCAACTGGGGAGCGCTCGGGCTGCTTCGCGAAGGTGTCGCCACCGTGCAGGACCGCTTCACCGTCGTTACCCGCAAACTCAATATCCCCGGCGCCGCCGCCGACACCACGACCCGTACGTTGGTGCGAATGGGTCTGTTCCTGAAGCTGCTCAACGACAGTTACCCGTATCTCGGCTGGGACCTCTGGGCGTTTAACGGCACCGGTACGGTGTCCTCGAGCCAGACGCCTCTTCGAGTCGGTGTGACCGTTGAGAACGACGCCGGGGTCGAACTCGACCAGTTCCGCGGCGATGAAGACGCCTACACCATCTCGCCGCGAAAGATTCGCACGACCGTGCGGTTTATCGAAACTCGCCAGATTCCCGTCACCGTCGGCGGCGTGCGGTTTATTGTCGACACGGACATCCGCAACACGCAGTCTCCGACCCGCTACTACAGCCTGCTGTCGGGATCCGGACCCGATCGCATCTCCATGCAGATGATGAATCAGATCGATCGCGCCACCTATCTTGACACCGTTTTCTCACCGAGTCCCAACCCGCGCCTGTGGAATATCATGTTCCTGCAGGCGATCAACGACACGATACACCAGTTCCAGCGGAGTTGGGTGATACCGTATCGAGTGCCGCAGTAGTGCCGGCGCGGTCAGCCGCGACTGCAATTTTCCGCCCGTTGCGACGCTTTTCTCTCACCTGTCTCAGAACCATCACGCCCTTCGCCCGATTTTACTTGAATACCGACTCCGTGCGGGTGTATCTACAAAGAAACGCACGATGAGACATTTCTCAGGACACTGTTATATCATGAGGAGGAAGAGACAATGAAAAAGGAACGGATTCGCGCACTGCCCGTGCTGATGGTCGCATTGGCAGCCCTGCTGATGGTTGGGTGCGGCACCCAGGTGCCGTCAGGACACCGGGCCGTGTTTTTCAGCAAGTTCGGCGACGGTACGGAACTTGGCAAGATCTATCCGGAAGGGTTCAACTGGCACATGCCGTGGAACTCTATGATCGTGTACAAGATTCAGATTCAGGAACAAATGGAAAACCTCACGGTGCTGTCATCCGATGGCGCATCGATCCAGATGGAAGTCTCCATCTTGTATCGTCCGATCATGGAGAAGATCGACTCACTTCAGGTGACGATCGGACCGGGCTACTACGATGTCAAAGTTGCGCCGACGCTGCGGGCGATCGCCCGGGGTATTGCCGGACGTTACAAGCCCGAAGAAATCTACTCCACGAAACGCGAGGAAATGGCCAACGAGATTCGCGACGCGCTCATCACCCAGATGCAGAATAATTTTATCGAGATTGAAAATGCCTTGATTCGCGATGTCCAGATTCCAGCCAAAATCAGCGAGGCGATCAATTTCAAGCTGACTGCCGATCAGGAAGCCCAGCGCATGCAGTTCACGATCGAGAAGGAACGGCTTGAGGCTGAACGGAAACGAATCGAAGCCAAGGGAATCTCCGACTTCCAGCAGATCGTCTCTGCCGGCATCACGCCGTCGCTGCTGAAATGGAAAGGGATCGAGGCAACCATGAAGATCGCCGAGTCGCCCAACACCAAGATAATCGTTGTGGGCAACGATGCCGGCTCGCTGCCGATTATTCTGAGCGGGGAAGACAAGTAGCGCAAACCGGTCTCAAAAGAGAAACGGGCGACCTGCCGTCTGGTCGCCCGTTCCCCAATGCGTCGAGTAGCTAACTGTGCCTTTCGGCTACTTTTCTACCGCCAACTCCTTCAATAGTTCCCGGGCAATCACGATTCGCTGTACCTCGTTCGTACCCTCAAATATCTCGCAGAGTCGGACGTCGCGGTAAATCCGTTCTACGTTGTACTCGTGGGTATAGCCGTACCCGCCGAGGATTTGCATGGCCTGATGTGCGATTTCCGTTCCGACCTCAGAGGCGTACATTTTGGCGATCGCGGCGTCCTTGATGACCGAAAGCCCTTGGTCTTTTCTCCACGCCGCCTCATACGTAACTAGCCGTGCAGCATGGAGTTTAGCCTGCATATCGGCCAGCTTGAACTGGATCGCCTGGAATTTTGCCAATTCCTGACCAAACTGCACCCGCTGCTGTGCGTAAACGGTGGCAATTTCCAGCGCCCGCTGCGCCATCCCCACTGACTGCGCACCGACCGAAATCCGGCCGTGGTTCAGCGTCTCCATGGCGATATTGAACCCCCGGCCGACCTCGCCGATTCGGTTAGCCTTGGGCACCCGGTACTCGTCAAAAACCAGTTCCGAGGTCGGGGAAGCCTTGAAGCCCATTTTGACCTCGTTTTTCCCGACCGAAAAACCCGGCCGGTCCGTCTCGATCACAAACGCCACAATCCCTTTGGTTCGGTGCTCTTTGCCGATCGTGGCGAAAACGATGATGTAATCGGCGATCGAGCCCTGCGTCACCCACAACTTGGTTCCGTTGAGTACATAATCGTCGCCGTCCTCGGTGGCCAGAAGCGACAACGACGCCGCGTCGGAACCCGAACCCGCTTCGGATAACGAATACGCGGCCATTTTTTCTCCCGCGCACACGGGCGGCAGGTACTTCTTCTTCTGATCCTCGGTACCGAATTCGAGCAGCGGCATGGCGAACAGCGAACCATGGACAGCGGCCACCAGCGCGTGCGAGGCGCAGCCGCGCGCCAGTTCTTCAATGGAAATCGTATACGCGAGGTTGCTCAAGCCCGTGCCGCCGTACGCTTCGGGCACCTTCACGCCCATCAGCCCCAGCTCGGCCATCTCGCGGATCACGTCGCGGTCAAGCTCGGCGTTTTTGTCGAACTCCCCGGCTCTCGGAAACAACCGCTCGTCGGAGAATTTGCGTGCGACATCACGTACGTATTGTTCTTCTTCGGATAAATTGAAGTCCATACGGCTCTCCCTGATTGGTGACGATTATGCTCATACGCTATATACGCAACCGAACCCGCACGCACCAGTCTTTTGCGCGCCGGTGAATCGTGGAGGCAAGGCGCGGTCCCGGCCGAAATCGGTTGGACAACCTTCGTCCATTTGTGCATATTCCCTGCGACCGGAGACTCTGCCAATCACTACCGCTCATTCATTCGTGTCGTCGGAACGTGAAAACAAGCCGCGGAAGGAGACGTTTATGCACAGGTCGAGAATCACACTCTGGCTTTTTGCCGTTCTCGTGATCATGGTGGCGCCGGGAAGCGCACAGGAATCGACGAGCGAACAGGAGATGCAGGCGATGTACGAGCGGGCGATGATGCTCGCGCAGCCGGGACCGGAACACGAGAAGCTCGCCCGCTATGTCGGGACCTGGAACATGGAAACCAGATACTGGGCGTCCCCGGGAGCCGAGCCCATTGTCAGCGCCGGCGTTTCCGAATCGAAGATGATCCTCGGCGGCCGATTCCTCGAGTCCGTCTGGACCAGCGGGGAAGGCGAGACGGCGGCGGAGGGCAGGTCTATCATGGGGTTCGACCGCCGTCACGAGGAGTACACCGTCGTCGGATTTGATACCTGGGGAACCTACTGGGTGTCCGCTCAGGGGCCGTACGACGACGAGACGAAGACGATCACGATGTACGGCGAAGACAACGACCCGGTCTTCAAGAGCGTCCAGCAGTACGATTTCCGCATGACCGAGATTGACGACGATACCTTCACGTGGGAGGTGATCTTCTACAACCCGGAGATTACGCAGGGCAGAGACGAATTCAAAATGGCAGAGATTCTCTATACGCGAAAGAAGTAGCCGTCGCCCGCGGCGCGCCGCGTGTGCCGCCCCGGCGAGTCCGGGGCGGCCGGTCTTCTTATACGGATCCCGCCGCGTTCCCTTTGCGCAGCACTATCGTGTAGCCGGTCTTCTCGTAGGGATAGACGCCGAGCGCGTCGAGCACGCGCTTGGGTACCTGAATCAGAAGATCGAGCCACCGGTACCGCGAGCCCCAGCCGTCGTTCATATCCCGCCTGGACAGATAGCGGAAGACCAGGTCGGCGACCGTGTACCCGGTGGAGATTGACTCCGACGAACGGTTGCGCCCCGGATCGCAAAGATAATGGATGAAGACTCCCGGATTGTACGGCCGGACATGGCTCAGGTCGCTGTAAAAGCCCGCCCACAACATCGGTGTCGATATTACCATCACGCCTCCCGGCAGCAATACCCGATCGATTTCCCGGAGCAGGGCGAGCAGCTGGTCGGGACCGAGGTGCTCGACCATATGGCTGCTGTGTACCAGGCTTACCGATCGGTCGTCAAACGGGAGCCGATCGGGCGCCCGGTACAGGAGTACACGCTCAAAACGCGATGACAGCGCGCGAACCGTTTCCGGGTTAGCGTCCAGCAGATATGTCCGGTCGTTTCGTGCCGTCAGCTTCAGATGATCGACAAAGCCGCCGTCGCCGGAACCGATATCCACGATGATCGCCTCCGCCGACGCCGGCACATACCTCGCCGCGATCTCGTAGTACCGCCGCCGATCCATCGTGCTGTACGTCGCGCGCTGGCTGTACCCGGCGCTCCAGGATTTGACCTTGTCGGATAACATCGATCTTCTCCCACGCATTGAAATGGTAAATCAGCGCCGCAGATGATCTTTTCCCGTTGCCCGGTAACTAATGATTCAGATACTAGTATTTATCGGACGTGAAGCCCGGCGATCTTCACCGCTCCCCGGTGGTACCCGTCGGGAAACAACCGCTGAAATCTCTCCAGGTTGAGTCCGTTGTCCGCGCAGGTTTCATAGATCGTCGGTACCGTGCCGGTTGCGGTGAACCTGTCCCGAAGATAGTAGATGATCTGCCAGTGATATTGTGTCAGGTACTCCGGCATCTTCAATTCGTACGCCTTCAGCAGGGCGAAGCGCTCGTCCCACTGGCTCGGGTCCGTGAGAAACCCCTGGTAGTCCACGTTGTACGTCTTTTTCTCGTAGACGTACTCGTGATGTTTCAGGTTTTCCTCGATCCAGTAATGCTGGAACATACCTTCGCGGTAGGTGATACCGGCCAGTTTGCAGGCGCCCCGCAGGTAGCCGGTGGGGAAGAGCTTTTCGAGATCGCCCAGCCCGAGGTCGTTGTTTTTGCAGGCCACATACACCAGCGGGCAGATATTCATGCGGTCGAATTCCTGCCTGATGAACCGTATCACGCGCCAGTGCGCCTCGGTCAGGCCGCCGGTGATCTTGACGGACTCCGCCATCCCCTCGGCAAAGCCCTCATCCCAATCTTCCGGATTCAGCAGAAATCCGTGAGAGTCCACCTTATATTGCTTTCCGGAATGTTCGAATATGGCCATCGGTACACCTACCCAGTTGTGTTGTCGCAACCATGGCGGCGTCGCGACCGGCCAAAGCCGGCCTCCGTCGCGTCGCCGCTCTAGAACGTATATCCCAGCATAATCAGAAACGACTCGTTTGTC encodes:
- the bamA gene encoding outer membrane protein assembly factor BamA; this translates as MRLGAGKALLVICLSLFVLSAGVAAQESPRVVKIDVIGNRIATPSLILGVAAIDLGSPLSPTAVQESIHRLYSLGIFRDVRIDAEEVPGGLHIYIVVSELPKLANLNFDGNGKISDDDLREKLNLGVGGYISPYLIHQKMEEIRQLYAGKGYFQAEITPVLKYNADSTEATLVYEIDEKSKVKVEHVEILGNERVRDGDLVGKMRNRKRGFLRSSDFAQDKYEEDLEKVIAEYNKRGFIDAYLVDDSMSIDSVRNRMTIFLTVYEGPQYYFGNATFAENSVLPEKLLRDKLKYDEGEVFNGEVYEESLFELYTAYQEIGHLHVRINDERTTRADSILDITYTVSEGLPSKINMVRIVGNTRTKDHVIRREIKSYPGQTFNRSLLIRSVRDVMALNYFANVAPVPVDLPNGDVDLEFQVEEKQTGQVSAGAGYNSQDKVVGTVGMGIPNFRGMGQSLSFNVEFGSNRNSFSVSFTEPWLFGRPTSLGTDLYSINRRWYDEYTEARQGGAVRVGRRLRWPDNYFRVYAAYRLERTRYDDFDDAFVAQNSFTRYDWIETNGQVGWQRSDSLDSEGNTVYKADTLTATSLGPYPGSILKYDEKWNSASRISLTILRDSRNLPEFATSGSRISYTFEQTGGPLGGFWEYQKHQLEIAKFIPIWGNLALAAKTEFGAIRAPKGDDRILLSDRFTPGGTAYDGIVRGYDDGELTPDSTVTQGDTVYYRLTPGGVPDSTILPGSFRTRVRGNYMWVTNIELQFPIIPQQLYLLGFFDAGNAFLRHEDLNTKLKLYKSLGFGFRLLVPGIGTIGFDFGYPLDEFIGNDKQGWKPHFQVGTTFR
- the rplU gene encoding 50S ribosomal protein L21 → MYAVFQVSGFQYRAEEGQVLQIPLQKVGQGESLDLTDVLLVQDKDAATVGTPFVEGASIKAEVLRHGKGEKVEIYKYKRRTKYRRRQGHRQDFTEIKINKIVTP
- the uvrB gene encoding excinuclease ABC subunit UvrB; the protein is MKSMKPLSHPTGPAGSAFQLKTSYEPRGDQPRAIEELTRGVLDRRPYQTLLGVTGSGKTFTIANVIANVGKPTLVISHNKTLAAQLYGELKAFFPNNAVEFFISYYDYYQPEAYLPTTDTYIEKDTAMNEDIDRLRLRATASLLERDDVIIVASVSCIYGLGSPQEYKKQLLFLEVGAERDRDEVIRTLIGIHYNRNDIDFSRGNFRVRGDTIELIPAYRETAIRMEFFGDQIERITEIDPLTGEIIAERDRVAIYPAKHFVTSKPTLESAIEEIKQELAEQLALFRGESKLLEAQRLEMRTKYDIEMLQEIGYCAGVENYSRFLTGRKKGERPYTLIDFFPDDFLTIIDESHQSVPQIRGMFAGDISRKEVLVSHGFRLPSALDNRPLYFDEFERLVPQIIFVSATPADYELEKSEGVIVEQVIRPTGLLDPLITVKPLGTQVDDLIEQCKQRVARGERVLVTTLTKRMSEDLTDYLSKIGIRVRYLHSEIDSIDRTEIIRDLRLREFDVLVGINLLREGLDLPEVSLVAILDADKEGFLRSERSLIQTAGRAARNKGGEVIFYADKVTDSMRKAIEETNRRRLKQAAYNEEHGIDPETIFKTRDEILRSTLFADSKTIEEKTFEKPDHFDMMSREDQLAFMLKAMKKAAENLDFETAIAIRDEITQLKADMKKSKTKRRK
- a CDS encoding prohibitin family protein → MKKERIRALPVLMVALAALLMVGCGTQVPSGHRAVFFSKFGDGTELGKIYPEGFNWHMPWNSMIVYKIQIQEQMENLTVLSSDGASIQMEVSILYRPIMEKIDSLQVTIGPGYYDVKVAPTLRAIARGIAGRYKPEEIYSTKREEMANEIRDALITQMQNNFIEIENALIRDVQIPAKISEAINFKLTADQEAQRMQFTIEKERLEAERKRIEAKGISDFQQIVSAGITPSLLKWKGIEATMKIAESPNTKIIVVGNDAGSLPIILSGEDK
- a CDS encoding acyl-CoA dehydrogenase family protein codes for the protein MDFNLSEEEQYVRDVARKFSDERLFPRAGEFDKNAELDRDVIREMAELGLMGVKVPEAYGGTGLSNLAYTISIEELARGCASHALVAAVHGSLFAMPLLEFGTEDQKKKYLPPVCAGEKMAAYSLSEAGSGSDAASLSLLATEDGDDYVLNGTKLWVTQGSIADYIIVFATIGKEHRTKGIVAFVIETDRPGFSVGKNEVKMGFKASPTSELVFDEYRVPKANRIGEVGRGFNIAMETLNHGRISVGAQSVGMAQRALEIATVYAQQRVQFGQELAKFQAIQFKLADMQAKLHAARLVTYEAAWRKDQGLSVIKDAAIAKMYASEVGTEIAHQAMQILGGYGYTHEYNVERIYRDVRLCEIFEGTNEVQRIVIARELLKELAVEK
- a CDS encoding DUF1579 family protein, translated to MHRSRITLWLFAVLVIMVAPGSAQESTSEQEMQAMYERAMMLAQPGPEHEKLARYVGTWNMETRYWASPGAEPIVSAGVSESKMILGGRFLESVWTSGEGETAAEGRSIMGFDRRHEEYTVVGFDTWGTYWVSAQGPYDDETKTITMYGEDNDPVFKSVQQYDFRMTEIDDDTFTWEVIFYNPEITQGRDEFKMAEILYTRKK
- a CDS encoding class I SAM-dependent methyltransferase gives rise to the protein MLSDKVKSWSAGYSQRATYSTMDRRRYYEIAARYVPASAEAIIVDIGSGDGGFVDHLKLTARNDRTYLLDANPETVRALSSRFERVLLYRAPDRLPFDDRSVSLVHSSHMVEHLGPDQLLALLREIDRVLLPGGVMVISTPMLWAGFYSDLSHVRPYNPGVFIHYLCDPGRNRSSESISTGYTVADLVFRYLSRRDMNDGWGSRYRWLDLLIQVPKRVLDALGVYPYEKTGYTIVLRKGNAAGSV
- a CDS encoding TusE/DsrC/DsvC family sulfur relay protein encodes the protein MAIFEHSGKQYKVDSHGFLLNPEDWDEGFAEGMAESVKITGGLTEAHWRVIRFIRQEFDRMNICPLVYVACKNNDLGLGDLEKLFPTGYLRGACKLAGITYREGMFQHYWIEENLKHHEYVYEKKTYNVDYQGFLTDPSQWDERFALLKAYELKMPEYLTQYHWQIIYYLRDRFTATGTVPTIYETCADNGLNLERFQRLFPDGYHRGAVKIAGLHVR